One part of the Trichoplusia ni isolate ovarian cell line Hi5 chromosome 2, tn1, whole genome shotgun sequence genome encodes these proteins:
- the LOC113503883 gene encoding uncharacterized protein LOC113503883, with product MISLHRFYHVSCAAFSVKKQGLKLCKMVNPKSKKQWHPTQPFEADALPSVKSLTKVKHEPGKRGMRRTAMLNKIFMKQITDLMSTGTVAMNVVGRGIEISKVSVTPDLQKVNVFWVCKGDASDDTTNNLLSKVAGALRHELSTLRIMGEIPYIEFVKDKQEAVIVDLDRRLAIADYGEDYTPTDLGQLLKSEFTLNTKLSPEEKAKIKQLEDKSPVFEEPLPVMTNNVFGLDHGKIMSRLLAARKKTRDAWSGLNTTPGIISYRVPVDKVNEPAVANQRKELADFLLKRQIEQKKLHKRINDPRQVWLAEEATTREAGDADVEEDDEYEDDDEESYSYYVDGANSGYPEQRKQV from the exons ATGATTTCACTTCATCGGTTTTATCATGTTTCCTGTGCTGCTTTCAGCGTAAAAAAGCAAGGTTTAAAACTGTGTAAAATGGTGAATCCGAAGTCCAAAAA gCAGTGGCATCCAACACAACCGTTCGAGGCCGACGCTCTACCGTCTGTAAAGAGTTTGACTAAGGTTAAGCATGAACCTGGCAAGCGTGGGATGCGTAGAACAGCTATGCTGAACAAGATctttatgaaacaaattacaGATTTAATGTCAACTGGGACAGTTGCTATGAATGTAGTTGGTAGAGGCATTGAGATATCCAAA GTGAGTGTAACTCCGGACCTTCAGAAGGTGAATGTGTTCTGGGTGTGCAAAGGAGATGCCTCAGATGATACTACTAACAACTTACTTAGTAAGGTGGCCGGAGCACTGAGACATGAGCTCTCCACTCTTAGGATCATGGGAGAAATACCATACATAGAATTTGTGAAAG ATAAACAAGAAGCCGTCATTGTGGACCTTGATCGTCGTCTGGCTATTGCTGACTATGGTGAGGATTACACTCCCACTGACTTAGGACAACTTCTCAAATCTGAGTTcaccttaaatacaaaattatcacCAGAAGAGAAG gcgaaaataaaacagttggAAGATAAATCACCTGTGTTTGAGGAACCCTTACCCGTTATGACAAACAATGTGTTTGGTCTCGACCACGGTAAAATAATGAGCCGACTCCTGGCAGCTAGGAAGAAGACTCGTGACGCGTGGAGCGGACTGAACACGACTCCCGGCATCATATCGTATAGGGTGCCTGTAGACAAAGTTAATGAACCAGCTGTTGCTAACCAGAGGAAAGAACTCGCAGACTTCTTACTGAAAAGACAG ATTGAACAGAAAAAACTACACAAGCGAATCAACGATCCTCGTCAAGTGTGGCTGGCTGAGGAAGCGACGACCCGCGAAGCTGGCGACGCAGACGTCGAGGAGGACGACGAGTACGAGGACGATGACGAAGAGAGCTACTCTTATTACGTAGATGGCGCTAACTCTGGCTACCCCGAACAAAGAAAACAAGTCTAA